A single window of Lutzomyia longipalpis isolate SR_M1_2022 chromosome 1, ASM2433408v1 DNA harbors:
- the LOC129797682 gene encoding SAP domain-containing ribonucleoprotein has translation MADTDFSKMKVADLKRELKNRGLSTAGNKNELQERLQMALLDSDPVLEDSTIISGDLDDDEVLNDEELENAKDLLEETSHEDAILASPTPSAESAAGVTTNKSPGEAPKEETQPPARKIILKRKMIVIPPPEETSQKDSTNSVPEPGEVISEKSDDASSVGECEKKVIKLSEMSAKERLELRMKKFGAPQTPDAKKLARAERFGSAATTPSASNGSSGASIDVLKKRAERFGGSVSTTMTKMENQEKLKKRQERFGASTVAGKISVSPTVKSEYESKAQQRLERFKTSVN, from the exons ATGGCTGACACGGACTTTTCTAAGATGAAG gTGGCTGATTTGAAGAGGGAACTCAAAAATCGAGGATTGAGCACTGCAGGAAACAAGAATGAGTTGCAGGAGAGGCTTCAAATGGCACTTTTAG ATTCCGACCCTGTTTTGGAGGACTCAACAATAATTTCCGGCGATttggatgatgatgaagtTCTAAATGACGAAGAATTAGAGAATGCAAAGGACTTACTGGAGGAAACATCACACGAGGATGCAATTCTAGCAAGCCCCACTCCCTCAGCTGAATCAGCTGCCGGTGTGACTACCAACAAATCTCCGGGCGAAGCACCCAAAGAAGAGACACAACCTCCAGCGCGTAAGATAATTCTGAAGCGTAAGATGATTGTTATTCCACCGCCGGAGGAGACTTCACAGAAAGATTCCACAAACAGTGTACCAGAACCCGGAGAAGTTATATCTGAGAAATCTGACGATGCTTCATCTGTCGGCGAATGTGAGAAGAAAGTTATAAAATTGTCGGAAATGTCGGCCAAGGAGCGCCTTGAGTTGCGTATGAAAAAATTCGGAGCACCACAGACGCCGGATGCAAAGAAATTGGCAAGAGCAGAACGATTTGGATCTGCAGCAACGACCCCATCGGCATCTAATGGCTCCTCTGGTGCATCCATTGACGTCCTAAAGAAGCGAGCTGAACGCTTTGGGGGCTCTGTGTCAACAACCATGACAAAGATGGAAAACCAAGAGAAACTGAAGAAGCGACAGGAACGTTTTGGGGCATCCACCGTGGCAGGGAAGATCAGTGTGAGCCCCACTGTTAAATCAGAATACGAGTCAAAAGCCCAGCAGCGTCTTGAGCGCTTCAAGACATCAGTAAATTAG
- the LOC129797597 gene encoding chromatin assembly factor 1 p55 subunit, translating to MGDRGDGAESFDDAVEERVINEEYKIWKKNTPFLYDLVMTHALEWPSLTAQWLPDVTKPEGKDYSVHRLILGTHTSDEQNHLLIASVQLPNEDAQFDASHYDNEKGEFGGFGSVSGKIEIEIKINHEGEVNRARYMPQNPCVIATKTPSSDVLVFDYTKHPSKPEPSGECHPDLRLRGHQKEGYGLSWNPNLNGYLLSASDDHTICLWDINATPKEHRIIDAKNIFTGHTAVVEDVAWHLLHESLFGSVADDQKLMIWDTRCNNTSKPSHTVDAHTAEVNCLSFNPYSEFILATGSADKTVALWDLRNLKLKLHSFESHKDEIFQVQWSPHNETILASSGTDRRLHVWDLSKIGEEQSSEDAEDGPPELLFIHGGHTAKISDFSWNPNEPWVICSVSEDNIMQVWQMAENIYNDEEPEVPAGDLEAPTA from the exons ATGGGTGACCGTGGAGACGGGG CTGAATCTTTTGATGACGCCGTCGAGGAGAGGGTAATCAATGAAGAGTACAAGATATGGAAGAAGAATACCCCCTTCCTCTATGATCTGGTAATGACCCATGCACTGGAGTGGCCCTCACTTACGGCTCAATGGCTTCCGGACGTAACGAAGCCGGAAGGGAAGGATTATTCCGTGCATCGCCTCATCCTTGGTACTCACACTTCCGACGAGCAGAACCACCTCCTAATTGCGAGTGTTCAGTTGCCAAATGAGGACGCGCAGTTCGATGCGAGTCACTATGATAACGAGAAAGGTGAATTTGGAGGCTTTGGCTCCGTTTCTGGCAAGATTGAGATTGAAATAAAGATCAATCACGAGGGTGAGGTCAACAGGGCACGCTATATGCCCCAGAACCCTTGTGTCATTGCCACGAAGACTCCCTCGAGCGATGTCCTCGTGTTTGACTACACCAAACACCCCAGCAAGCCCGAACCAAGCGGTGAATGTCATCCAGATTTGAG ACTCCGTGGACACCAAAAGGAGGGCTATGGATTGTCGTGGAATCCCAATCTCAATGGGTACCTCCTTTCCGCAAGCGATGATCATACAATCTGTCTTTGGGACATTAATGCAACACCCAAAGAACATCGAATTATCGATGCAAAGAACATCTTCACAGGCCACACTGCTGTGGTGGAAGATGTAGCATGGCATCTTCTGCACGAATCACTCTTTGGATCCGTGGCTGACGACCAGAAACTCATGATTTGGGATACGCGATGCAACAACACGTCCAAGCCATCCCACACTGTGGATGCACACACAGCTGAAGTTAATTGCTTGAGTTTCAATCCCTATTCCG aATTCATTTTGGCTACGGGATCTGCTGACAAAACGGTGGCTCTGTGGGATTTACGTAATCTCAAACTAAAGCTTCACTCATTCGAATCGCACAAGGATGAAATCTTCCAGGTTCAGTGGTCACCTCACAATGAAACCATTCTAGCATCTAGTGGCACTGATCGAAG GCTCCACGTCTGGGATTTGTCAAAGATTGGCGAAGAGCAGAGCAGCGAAGACGCTGAGGATGGTCCACCAGAACTTCTCTTCATACACGGCGGACACACAGCCAAGATCTCAGACTTTTCGTGGAATCCTAATGAACCGTGGGTGATTTGCTCCGTGTCCGAGGATAACATAATGCAAGTGTGGCAAATGGCTGAAAATATCTACAATGATGAGGAGCCCGAGGTACCAGCTGGTGATCTCGAAGCTCCCACAGCATAA
- the LOC129797522 gene encoding mitochondrial tRNA-specific 2-thiouridylase 1 isoform X9, translating to MLFKTVALGISGGVDSAVAAHLLKNRGFQVKGVFMRNWDIADEKTMCTGDRDWEDAQRVCRHLGIPLIHVNFVKEYWNNVFRDFLRDYESGYTPNPDILCNRYIKFDHFFSYATNKEKLAADAIATGHYAKTNFGNFLEHYTKNRNVKLLQAKDTFKDQTFFLSRVPQKALRRTMFPLGDMTKGEVKKLALESGMGFLLKKKESTGICFIGHRNFQDFISEYIATKPGQFIDIDSNSVVGHHSGFHYWTVGQRCRLAGNNDAYFVAQKDPSTNTIYVAQGTKNPALFSSKFYVEAPYWIDENSIPKLEDGFECQFRFQHTKPLTKCRLERNPDIPEKILVTLERPLRAITPGQYAVFYGNEDCYGCARILSPICGEKPLECEYKLDSN from the exons atgttatttaaaacAGTAGCCCTGGGCATTTCCGGTGGTGTAGATAGTGCTGTAGCGGCTCATCTTCTTAAGAATAGAG GTTTTCAGGTTAAAGGAGTTTTTATGAGAAACTGGGATATCGCTGATGAGAAGACAATGTGTACAGGAGATCGGGATTGGGAGGATGCCCAGAGAGTTTGTCGACACTTGGGCATACCCCTCATTCATGTTAATTTCGTCAAGGAGTACTGGAACAATGTTTTTAG GGATTTTCTTAGGGACTATGAATCAGGATATACTCCTAATCCAGATATACTCTGCAATAGGTACATAAAATTcgatcattttttctcatatgcaacgaataaagaaaaactcgcTGCTGATGCAATAGCAACTGGTCACTATGCTAAGACAAATTTTGGGAACTTCCTGGAACATTATACAAAGAACAGAAATGTTAAACTTCTTCAGGCCAAAGATACATTTAAGGATCAAACATTCTTCCTTTCACGCGTACCCCAAAAAGCTCTCAGAAGGACAATGTTCCCTTTGGGAGATATGACCAAAGGAGAGGTGAAGAAACTCGCATTGGAATCTGGGATGGGAtttcttttgaagaagaaagaaagcaCAGGAATATGCTTCATAGGACATCGTAATTTTCAAGACTTTATTTCCGAG TACATTGCTACTAAACCTGGTCAATTCATTGATATTGATTCAAATAGCGTTGTGGGACATCACAGTGGCTTTCACTATTGGACTGTTGGACAAAGATGCCGTTTAGCCGGGAATAATGATGCCTATTTTGTTGCACAGAAGGATCCGAGTACAAATACAATCTATGTAGCTCAAGGAACAAAAAATCCAGCTCTATTTTCAAGCAAATTTTACGTGGAGGCGCCGTATTGGATTGACGAGAATAGCATACCGAAACTGGAGGATGGATTTGAGTGCCAATTTAGGTTTCAGCATACAAAACCATTGACAAAATGTCGGTTGGAGAGAAATCCTGATATACCTGAAAAAATATTGGTGACGCTTGAGAGGCCACTTAGGGCTATTACTCCAGGACAATATGCTGTCTTTTATGGCAATGAAGATTGCTATGGCTGTGCTAGGATATTAAGTCCAATATGTGGAGAAAAGCCCCTTGAATGTGAATATAAATTAGATTCTAacta
- the LOC129797466 gene encoding A-kinase anchor protein 17A, whose translation MNIQTIRNVSDCVPLYLPHSLYLKAIARINISVSLPPAVVGKTISNWDVMEKLRSMIEPETFSVLKVSKSTLEFIRLEAELEDRAKLKNVVARIDGRMIKLANFSEHVRVRASEAKDDFPTRHDWDTFFRDARNMDEMKAGERPDTIHISNLPITWFCPRHMENSDNPKPSESIFKRIFEKFGEVRCVDIPICDPYRPKMKAHLQGLKTFSFENETYFEGYVQFSEYVGFVKTMDEFRGMKLVRKDGDKNLAINIVVDFDKTKHLSETSIKRRRIVRERLIEKERAQEEEDKKKQKALEAKREREKQREEERKRIELEKQKEREERRKEKHLKKLRDREQVEFNDKIRAEEKKLLETQRKLESIRLLDALFERIKIKSNEMQQAKKEEDSKSAAKNEKKGKKLENLPENDLRKKLVSRYKNSHEEELEKRREKLKKVRDDVILQDLLVKGRSRSPSIDTISSNDSILSNNSTKSGNKKKKKKVKKAKKSSTSEDESDKMNKNMVQPPAFPAMYNPETGEYIPMGMYPYGGFFPPPIAPGLNAAYFAGMDGMKPYRGAGGGYSRFPRGRGRNSYRGGRGYGYGGGGYRGYDYGDDYKYRRNEHDDRRSRSYSRSRSRSKSRRRRSRSRSRTRERSRDKSRERSRSRSRSKSRTRGKNRRLASTRRSRDRSSSSSPSRWSSRSRSRDRRRSRKTWSRDRSRSRSHGKSKSRSKSRDRSRSRSRSRRKNSAPQIKLQPEKLVRTAKEIQRNVAEKLQERLREEEEMKKNILEVEQMEKERELRAKAEASMEQARAAKKKSRSNSSESFIDSSNVVSTSPKQLSLSPEEARKSPL comes from the exons ATGAATATACAGACGATTAGAAATGTTAGCGATTGTGTGCCACTGTACTTGCCGCACAGCTTGTACCTCAAAGCAATTGCGAGGATCAACATCTCGGTGTCATTGCCACCCGCCGTAGTTGGGAAGACCATCTCCAATTGGGATGTGATGGAAAAGTTGCGCTCAATGATTGAGCCGGAGACATTCTCAGTTctaaag GTGTCGAAGAGTACGTTAGAATTTATAAGGCTGGAAGCTGAATTGGAGGATCGGGCAAAACTGAAGAATGTCGTGGCTCGCATTGACGGAAGAATGATAAAGTTAGCAAATTTCTCGGAGCACGTACGTGTTCGAGCATCAGAGGCAAAGGATGACTTCCCCACTCGTCACGATTGGGACACATTCTTTCGGGATGCTCGAAACATGGATGAAATGAAGGCTGGAGAACGTCCAGATACAATTCACATCTCAAACCTTCCCATCACTTGGTTCTGCCCAAGACACATGGAGAACTCAGACAACCCCAAGCCAAGTGAGAGTATTTTCAAGAGGATCTTTGAAAAGTTCGGAGAAGTACGCTGTGTGGATATTCCCATCTGCGATCCGTACAGGCCAAAGATGAAGGCCCATCTCCAAGGACTGAAGACCTTCTCCTTTGAGAATGAAACTTACTTCGAAGG GTACGTGCAGTTTAGTGAATATGTGGGATTTGTAAAGACAATGGATGAGTTTCGTGGCATGAAACTCGTTCGAAAGGACGGTGATAAGAATCTCGCAATCAATATTGTTGTAGATTTCGACAAGACCAAGCATCTCAGTGAAACATCCATTAAAAGGCGAAGGATTGTGCGAGAGCGTCTCATAGAGAAGGAGCGAGCTCAGGAAGAGGAGGACAAGAAAAAGCAAAAGGCACTAGAGGCAAAGAGAGAACGTGAGAAGCAACGTGAAGAAGAGCGAAAACGCATTGAGCTCGAAAAGCAAAAGGAACGTGAGGAGAGGCGCAAGGAGAAGCATCTCAAGAAGCTTCGCGATAGAGAGCAAGTTGAGTTCAATGATAAAATTCGAGCGGAGGAGAAGAAGCTCCTGGAGACTCAACGGAAGTTGGAGAGTATTCGTCTACTTGATGCTCTATTTGAGCGAATTAAAATCAAGTCGAATGAAATGCAGCAAGCAAAGAAGGAGGAAGACAGTAAGAGTGCAGCCAAGAATGAGAAGAAGGgcaaaaaattagagaatttgcccgaaaatgatctgagaaagaaaCTCGTGAGTCGCTATAAAAATTCCCACGAAGAAGAACTCGAGAAGAGGCGTGAGAAGCTCAAGAAGGTGCGCGATGATGTTATTCTGCAGGATCTTCTAGTCAAAGGACGCTCGAGATCACCGAGTATTGATACAATTAGTTCCAATGATAGTATCCTCAGCAATAATAGCACAAAGTctggaaataagaaaaagaaaaagaaggtgaaaaaggCGAAAAAGTCTTCCACCTCTGAAG atgAAAGCgataaaatgaacaaaaacaTGGTTCAGCCCCCGGCTTTTCCGGCTATGTATAATCCAGAAACGGGTGAATATATTCCAATGGGTATGTATCCTTACGGAGGATTTTTCCCACCGCCAATTGCTCCGGGATTGAATGCAGCTTATTTTGCCGGAATGGATGGTATGAAGCCATACAGAGGCGCTGGAGGTGGTTACTCACGTTTTCCCCGTGGCCGGGGCAGAAATTCTTATCGCGGTGGTCGTGGATACGGTTATGGAGGGGGTGGTTATCg TGGCTATGACTACGGGGACGATTACAAGTACCGCCGGAATGAGCACGACGATCGTCGATCGAGATCGTACTCGAGGTCGCGTAGTCGTTCAAAGTCACGTCGTAGGCGATCAAGGAGTCGCTCACGTACGCGTGAAAGGTCGAGGGATAAATCTCGGGAACGATCTCGGTCGCGATCGCGCTCAAAATCGCGGACAAGGGGCAAAAATAGGAGATTGGCTTCAACACGACGTTCCCGGGATCGTTCATCGTCGTCATCGCCGTCACGATGGTCCTCGAGATCACGCAGCCGAGATAGGCGACGCTCCCGGAAAACTTGGTCACGAGATAG aTCAAGATCGCGATCTCATGGAAAGTCCAAGTCGCGTTCAAAATCAAGAGATAGATCGCGATCACGATCGAGGTCTCGAAGGAAGAATAGTGCACCACAGATTAAGCTTCAACCTGAGAAACTCGTAAGGACGGCAAAGGAGATTCAGAGGAATGTAGCAGAAAAGCTGCAGGAGCGTCTCCGTGAGGAGgaagagatgaagaagaacATCCTCGAGGTGGAGCAAATGGAAAAGGAAAGGGAACTCCGGGCAAAGGCTGAAGCATCCATGGAGCAGGCAAGGGCagccaaaaaaaagagtagATCCAATTCTTCCGAAAGTTTCATCGATAGTTCCAATGTTGTCTCAACGTCGCCCAAGCAATTGAGTCTGTCTCCCGAAGAAGCAAGAAAGAGTCCTCTgtag